The proteins below come from a single Triticum aestivum cultivar Chinese Spring chromosome 5D, IWGSC CS RefSeq v2.1, whole genome shotgun sequence genomic window:
- the LOC123123015 gene encoding ATP synthase subunit a, chloroplastic-like has product MCFLGILNIRLILQVAELRKRWLNQKNSFFEVQFLSEDNMNIIPCSIKTLNGLYDISGVEVGQHFYWQIGGFQIHAQVLITSWVVITILLGSVVIAVRNPQTIPTDGQNFFEYVLEFIRDLSKTQIGEEYGPWVPFIGTMFLFIFVSNWSGALLPWKIIELPHGELAEPTNDINTTVALALLTSAAYFYAGLSKKGLSYFEKYIKPTPILLPINILEDFTKPLSLSFRLFGNILADELVVVVLVSLVPLVIPIPVMFLGLFTSGIQALIFATLATAYIGESMEGHH; this is encoded by the coding sequence ATGTGCTTTCTTGGTATCCTAAATATAAGATTAATACTTCAAGTTGCTGAGTTGAGAAAGAGATGGTTGAATCAAAAGAATTCCTTTTTTGAAGTTCAATTTTTATCAGAGGACAATATGAATATTATACCTTGTTCCATTAAAACACTCAACGGGTTATACGATATATCGGGTGTAGAAGTAGGCCAACACTTCTATTGGCAAATAGGAGGTTTCCAAATTCATGCCCAAGTACTCATCACTTCTTGGGTCGTAATTACTATCTTGCTAGGTTCAGTTGTCATAGCTGTTCGGAATCCACAAACCATCCCGACCGACGGTCAGAATTTTTTTGAATATGTCCTTGAGTTTATTCGAGACTTGAGCAAAACTCAGATTGGAGAAGAATATGGTCCCTGGGTTCCCTTTATTGGAACTatgttcctttttatttttgtttcgaaTTGGTCGGGTGCTCTTTTACCTTGGAAAATTATAGAGTTACCCCATGGGGAATTAGCAGAGCCCACGAATGATATAAATACTACTGTTGCTTTAGCTTTACTCACGTCAGCGGCATATTTTTATGCTGGTCTTAGCAAAAAAGGATTGAGCTATTTCGAGAAATATATTAAACCAACTCCAATCCTTTTACCAATTAACATCCTAGAAGATTTCACAAAACCATTATCACTTAGCTTTCGACTTTTCGGGAATATATTGGCGGATGAATTAGTCGTTGTTGTTCTTGTTTCTTTAGTCCCCTTAGTAATCCCTATACCGGTCATGTTTCTTGGATTATTTACAAGCGGTATTCAAGCTCTTATTTTTGCAACATTAGCCACAGCCTATATAGGTGAATCCATGGAGGGTCATCATTGA